The Hydrogenophaga crocea genome contains a region encoding:
- a CDS encoding helix-turn-helix domain-containing protein — protein sequence MPNLAQTLKQEIARIARKEVREDVTALRKAASTYRSEIAALKRSVKDLQVQLRATQRAFSRGAPAQAQEGSSSRPGRRPTFNAERLKAKRQALGLSQAQMASLLGISALSQWKWESGQVTPRASKLARYFAVMAMGKREATKQLGTP from the coding sequence ATGCCCAACCTTGCACAGACTCTCAAACAAGAAATCGCCCGCATCGCCCGAAAGGAGGTACGGGAGGACGTCACGGCGCTTCGAAAGGCAGCCTCCACGTACAGGTCGGAGATTGCAGCGCTCAAGCGATCGGTGAAGGACTTGCAGGTGCAACTGCGCGCCACCCAAAGAGCGTTCTCTCGTGGCGCACCTGCTCAAGCGCAGGAAGGCTCGTCATCGCGTCCAGGTCGAAGGCCAACCTTTAACGCCGAGCGCCTGAAGGCCAAGCGACAGGCACTTGGACTGAGTCAGGCGCAGATGGCCTCGCTCCTCGGGATCTCCGCCCTCAGTCAATGGAAGTGGGAGTCAGGCCAGGTAACGCCGCGCGCTTCAAAGCTAGCGCGCTACTTCGCGGTCATGGCCATGGGTAAGCGAGAGGCTACCAAGCAACTCGGGACGCCCTAG
- a CDS encoding tyrosine-type recombinase/integrase — MQAASSVIHGEPWNKGKIIGQKAPFKLKDIWALRVRLQMECRVRELALFNLGIDSKLRGCDLVALKVRDVCHGDQVASRATVLQHKTQRPVQFEITSATREALQTWIKKAALRQEDYLFPSRIHDSPHLGTRQYARILGRWVDELGLDRADYGTHSMRRTKATLIYKRTKNLRAVQLLLGHSKLESTVRYLGIEVDDALEISEQTEI; from the coding sequence ATGCAAGCAGCTTCATCGGTTATTCACGGCGAGCCGTGGAACAAGGGCAAGATCATCGGGCAGAAGGCTCCGTTCAAGCTGAAGGACATCTGGGCGCTGCGCGTGCGCCTGCAAATGGAATGCAGGGTCCGAGAGCTAGCCCTTTTCAATCTGGGCATAGACAGCAAGTTGCGAGGATGCGATCTGGTTGCCCTCAAGGTGCGAGACGTGTGCCATGGAGATCAGGTGGCGTCGCGTGCAACCGTCTTGCAGCATAAGACCCAGCGACCAGTTCAATTCGAGATCACATCAGCGACTCGGGAGGCCTTGCAGACGTGGATCAAGAAGGCAGCGCTGCGCCAGGAGGACTACCTTTTCCCCAGTCGTATTCACGATTCACCTCACCTTGGGACACGTCAGTACGCTCGGATTCTGGGGAGATGGGTCGATGAACTTGGCTTGGACCGAGCCGACTATGGAACTCATTCGATGCGCAGGACCAAGGCGACCTTGATCTACAAGCGGACCAAGAATCTGCGCGCAGTGCAGTTGCTCCTCGGCCACTCGAAGCTGGAATCTACCGTCAGATATCTAGGCATTGAGGTCGATGATGCTCTGGAAATCTCGGAGCAGACAGAAATCTGA
- a CDS encoding recombinase family protein, protein MAISDPGSHPHSRRRAAAYVRMSTDHQELSIGFQMTAIQAYAVAQDIELVAVYEDAAKSGLEIKNRAGMKRLLRDVMDEPRPFDVVLVYDVSRWGRFQDIDAAAYYEYTCRMHGADVIYVKELFGTAQDPMTALLKTLKRAMAAEYARELGVKCRDGQDRAIQLGYQVGPLPPIGLTRVAVDRLGNRRLLGRHQHKGAQSDRVAWIHGPQWEVELVRRIFTMYADERGSIKSIARQLQFEDHRTAEGKRFTQGAVSNVLRNEAFAGNFVWGKTSAPARKKPHRETRANAVIEPIVSQELWETVHRKLCRRRFQRRDKTELLAELQQRLRENPTLSQIDLEATGLASKETYARAFGSFRVALELAGRDLQLARSHHLARIESGRAVGDLMQDDLIELFRSNGIECSSHPRSRVLLFTDGTRLRLQLCWPHRAPEGLRWHVLKKAEPRAAFVLFALMNQERRALWFSLKPMEEFRRLPPWVEELPPDAFGPVYTADELVTLARRLLV, encoded by the coding sequence ATGGCGATCAGTGATCCGGGCAGTCACCCCCATAGCCGTAGGCGCGCCGCGGCCTACGTCCGCATGTCGACCGATCATCAGGAGCTCTCCATCGGCTTTCAGATGACTGCGATTCAGGCCTACGCGGTCGCCCAGGACATTGAGCTGGTCGCCGTGTACGAGGACGCTGCCAAGAGCGGGCTAGAGATCAAGAACCGGGCCGGCATGAAACGGCTGCTCAGAGACGTGATGGACGAGCCCAGGCCATTCGATGTCGTACTGGTATACGACGTCAGCCGTTGGGGCCGCTTCCAGGACATCGATGCTGCCGCGTACTACGAGTACACCTGCCGCATGCACGGAGCCGACGTGATCTACGTGAAGGAGTTGTTCGGTACCGCCCAGGACCCTATGACTGCCCTGCTCAAGACGCTCAAGCGGGCGATGGCCGCGGAGTACGCCCGCGAACTGGGGGTGAAGTGCCGCGATGGTCAAGACCGAGCAATTCAGCTGGGCTACCAGGTCGGCCCTTTGCCCCCCATCGGTCTCACGCGCGTGGCGGTCGATCGGCTGGGGAACCGACGACTCCTTGGCCGGCATCAGCACAAGGGCGCCCAGAGCGATCGCGTCGCCTGGATCCATGGGCCGCAGTGGGAGGTCGAGCTGGTGCGCCGTATCTTCACCATGTACGCCGATGAACGCGGCTCCATCAAGAGCATCGCGCGCCAACTGCAGTTCGAGGATCACCGAACGGCAGAGGGTAAGCGATTCACCCAGGGTGCGGTCTCCAACGTGCTGCGCAACGAAGCGTTTGCGGGTAACTTCGTTTGGGGGAAGACATCCGCGCCAGCCCGCAAGAAGCCCCACCGGGAAACCCGCGCCAACGCGGTCATCGAACCGATCGTGAGCCAGGAGCTTTGGGAGACGGTTCACCGAAAGCTCTGCAGACGCCGCTTTCAACGACGCGACAAGACCGAGTTGCTTGCTGAGCTGCAGCAGCGGTTGCGGGAGAACCCGACACTCAGTCAGATTGACCTGGAGGCCACGGGCCTGGCATCTAAGGAGACTTACGCAAGGGCGTTCGGGTCATTCCGGGTTGCCCTCGAGCTCGCCGGGCGAGATCTACAACTCGCCCGTAGCCATCACCTGGCTCGCATTGAGTCCGGTCGGGCCGTGGGTGACTTGATGCAGGACGACCTGATCGAGCTCTTTCGCTCAAATGGCATCGAGTGCAGCAGCCACCCCCGCAGCCGCGTTCTGTTGTTCACGGATGGGACCCGACTGCGCTTGCAGCTCTGCTGGCCGCACCGAGCGCCGGAAGGATTGCGCTGGCACGTGCTTAAGAAGGCCGAGCCCCGCGCAGCCTTCGTTCTATTTGCCCTCATGAACCAAGAGCGGCGGGCGCTCTGGTTCAGCCTCAAGCCCATGGAGGAGTTTCGACGTCTTCCTCCTTGGGTCGAGGAGCTTCCTCCGGACGCGTTCGGTCCTGTCTACACCGCTGATGAACTTGTCACCCTGGCTAGGCGGCTCCTAGTCTGA